The stretch of DNA gtgtggatagttGCTCTACATCTCTCGCTCAGTCTCTCAAGTatcctcctcgactggatgacctctccactgcaccttcactgaagctatattctttgacctcaacttttgaacctgccgatctaaaatggccaccgactgcTCATCATaggtcaaatccccatctaactgaacaatgctaaagtccaaaacatgagacggatcaccgaaatacttccggagcatagagaaatgaaacactagatgaacactcgatagactaggtggcaatgcaagcttgtaagccacataTCCAACCATCTCAAGCACcccaaaagggccaatataccgagggcttgactttcccttcttcccgaacctaataacacccttcatggttgaaactctgagcaataccttctctttcaccatgtaagcaacattacgaaccttccgattggcgtaactcttctatctagactgtgccgtgcgaagctgatcctgaatcaa from Nicotiana tomentosiformis chromosome 11, ASM39032v3, whole genome shotgun sequence encodes:
- the LOC138901171 gene encoding uncharacterized protein; this translates as MKGVIRFGKKGKSSPRYIGPFGVLEMVGYVAYKLALPPSLSSVHLVFHFSMLRKYFGDPSHVLDFSIVQLDGDLTYDEQSVAILDRQVQKLRSKNIASVKVQWRDGENMHTTAVPCGRGAAPSIVRGRGRGKAIAPIRGRGHARLVDPMENPVIEE